The Nomia melanderi isolate GNS246 chromosome 3, iyNomMela1, whole genome shotgun sequence genomic interval GAATAGTTctaaattgattaaataaagtttcaaaaCCAAATATTTGCTTTCACTCTTTAGGGTAAACCTTGATTaccattcgaaaaataaaaaacactCAGATGTTCGTGCGAAAAAAGTTAATgtattataaagaatttttaaggTACAGGTTCAGTGTATCTTGGTATGAAAACCAAGTCGATCTAGGAACTTTAGGGTCCCTAGGAACGCGAGGAATGTATTTCATGTCTCATATAACGCCGTGAGAGCTTGGCATACGCAAGCGACGCGTTACCCGTACCAGTCGATGACTAAGCCCGGGAGTTATTTTTACCAGCTTCTCGTGGACAAACAAGGCATATCATTCTCAAAAACTAGGTCTACGATttgacaataaaataattccattgCTCGTCACCCGTAAATTCCTTCGAAGGAACAAGCTGCGCGAACCGATGTCCTATCAGTTCTTTCGACGACCGAAAATGGTCCGCAAGATTTTCCGCATTCTGCTGAATATACCTTTCTTCCTCAACTTTTCGGGTTTCGTGCTggaaattcttttgtttttttcgcACGCGATATCTGGCGAGGAAACAGCGTGGGCTGATAGAGACGAGAGTGCTATTTCTTCTATGGCTACATCCTCCAAGTACGTGTTTGTAAATGGCGTCGAATGCGCAAGGGACAACGATGCTAACTCTTCATGAACGAAATCGGAGGTGTCGTTGTTCTTGAAGTTACTTGTTGATGGGAGATCGGTGGTACTTTGGTTTCCTTCGTTCACTTCGTTTGCAGACGCAACAGCTTCCGTATTAATCGACTCGGATTCGATTTCTTCCGCGACACCGGCTTCCTCTTGCGTTTCCAGTTCTTCTATCATTCGATGCAACACGGTACCAGATATTCTAGCTACGTCGTTTGATTCGCAATTTTCTCCGACGTTTGGAGTACACGTCGGTTCCGATGGGGTTTCGATAATTGCATTATGCGTTATTTGGTTCACGTCACCTTGCCCCTGAATGATTGGTATTTCTGCGGTCTTGGTTCGTTCCGTTGTTGAAATACTGCAGTCGATATTGTGTGCAACGTGCTTTACCTATAGAAGATACAAGAATTGTGTGGGCAATAGACTGTAGCACAgttgatttatttttgtatgaaatagaaaatataatttcttttctgttttgttttcttAAACTAAATTGTGAATCATTCTaatgatttgtttttattatacatgtaaatttaaaaatagggAGAACGATATTTATTCTTGGAAACAATCGCgtagaataataaatttgacaAAAATTCAAGCTTGTATGTGTTTGCTTTAGTTAACTTATTTTCATCGTATGAAGATATAAAAAATGTGCACGTATTacgaaattttgtttaattgaaaataaataaatggccGAATTATAAGATAGAGATTAATGTACtgaatttaaaatgaaacaagTTTGGTTACAGTATTagatttaagtaaaataaaaactttcattatattgtattaaactTCTTAATGTTTTAAGTTGGtactaaaattgtattaatataaatataatttctattatatcGACTgatcaaaatagaaaatagtgAAAATTATGTTACTTGTctttgataatttataatttgtctattttaaaagatggaattttgtttcaatcataattattcttataacaaataaaatgaatattgattttCGTCACATTATCGAAAATGAAGAACTCCATGGGTGCTACAATAGGAAACaacaaacaatatattttaaaatattctaataatactaaaaatacaaaaagtcatatgtaaaatgtttgtatatgtactttcattaaattttgagaaatacattccaatttttaatttaaaaagtgcTTCAGAATTAAAAGACCTTCTTAAtctgaattgaattgaaaattgaattcttttagATACtcagaaatatttcgaattaaaaacattaatatgaTTTTCACTTTTTACCTGCTTCTCTAAATCAGTCAAAAGAGATGGCACAGAAGGAGAATCTCCAATGCGCAAGTTACGCAATCCACGTACCATCATTTCAATACGTTCCACGGTTTCGTGTTCGATGAGACCAGTGCACGAGTGATCGTGCATATTCGTTGTCGACTGCGTTTCAATATTAGTTAATTCATCTTCGTTCTCCAAACGAAATTTTTCTGgtataaatgaaactttgtccaataaatattaaaatcacacctatattaaaactaatctAATTtcgtaacaaaaaaaaaaacttaatttaataatatttccgaATATCCAAAGCAACAATTTCCATTGTAAATGGAAATGTAATGATTCCAATGAATGTATAAAACGTTCATACGATAAAAATGAGCGATACTTTGTTGAAACGTTATTTCTATACAGTAATAATTAGTTTACCATTGTCATCGTCCATAATGTTGAAAGCTTCCTCCATTATCTTATTAATTAGACTTTTCGCAAATGCCTCAATCATTATTTGAGGCATCCTCACCTTGGTAAGAATCTGAAGTTACTGCTGCCAGTACGTATTAAACGATTGCCTTATGTCTTTTTATGTGTCATTGGTAAATATACGATTACTTCATACCTTTATCGTAAACCATTGAAGTAGGTTATTGGTGATTTACAAATTagtatgtttataaaaatagaatatatgtGGTTGAACATAAGTCGTTATAAACTAGTATGACTACacgatattttcaaaatacttgaaaaagtcaattattGGATCGTAAgatgcaaaaatatttaataacgaaactttgaaatctttccatttgttcatatttattattataacccTTTCACGCGAAATACTCGTTATGAGAATAATTCGATAGGATTTTTAGGCACATTCACACGTCAACtacttttttttctaatttcgaaGACAGAATGTCCTGGATACTGAGTGTATGTGTAAACAAACTCTTAATTTATATCAGTACTGTTTAACCGTCATCTGTTAACGAAATTACgagtaaatgtaatataaatatggaAGAATATCTATGCACAATGAATCATGGTAAAGTGACTTTAAAGAAACTTTTAGATAGTTTCGGAAACTTTGGCCTGAAAACTGTcattcatcgttgaaaattaattactgcTGATACATTACCATTTCGAATGACTTTCCAAGTATTCTACCTGAAAGCTGCTATCAGTTAAACAAACAATTTATTCTCATAGTTAACCTGTACAAATGTCTGGCGCATTCAAGTAACAGTGAAATTGCCGACATGAAAATGGCTACGCATACATTTTAATAGAACAGTTACCGGAATCCTTCCAGtggaataataaacaataacaacaatgaTTTGTAAATCATAAAATTAACCTGCAATGGAGAATCTGACAAGAGTTGTATCTTTTGTAtcttcttattaatttattagagaCCTACATTAAAATAGCTTTCTCTTCGAAAAATGGATGGAAGTAAATACGTTGAAGTAACTATCACCGATCCTGACGTCGAAGTTCCAGTATCCGACACTCAACATATACATTCCGCCTTAAGCACGATTCAAGAATACGACAATTCGAACATTCCTCAATTATCTCTCGTAAATTTATTCCCAGGACACGTTCAGAACTCCAAAAGTTTCAAATCTGATGACATATTTTCTAAATCATCCGAAGAgaacaaaatttcaattcaaccATTTGACATTGATCTGCTTTTGAGGTACTACGCGTGCAATTCGAGTATGGAGAAATCGATAAACAAAATGTTCGAAGCGACAGGAGACAGAGGTGTACGTTATTCGCGTGATCTATTTACTAATCAAGTATGCAAAGACGTAGATCGAGGCTCATTAGTGGAATTGGGCGCAGTTTATAGAGTGTTCAATCTACTTCAACGAGAGTCTTTcggaaatattttatcgttcgTCACTCCGTTCCGTGACGCCGCAATCAAGTTACAATCTCTGTTGAGGAGATACAGTAACAATGAACTGGAACAGATTTTCGCGAGCGATCCGTCAATAAAAATCTGCAAGTATTGCGGGGTAATCAGTTGCTCGAATAAAACAAGCGAATCGATCGGATCGCGGCGATCGCCGCCTAGAACATCTTACTTTTTGAATACGCAGACCCTTTCAGACAACACGAACAGAAACAACGGCTCGGAATTATGCAGAGCTACAGAGAAGTTCGATACACAGAAACCGTTATCAACGAAGCGTATCGGGAAGTATTACAACTCGCGAAAGAATATAACTTCTGGTTACAAACGGCTCGATAACCGAAGAAGCGATAACTCGACTGACAGGAGTTCAACCGATAAACATGACGACAAAATTCCTTCTCAACAAGTTGAAATTATGATCGCTGAACGCGAGGATGTTGCAGATACAGCGAAGTCTGTGCAAAATGTGGCGAGCGAACAAATTTCAGAGAACAAGAAGACTTTACGAAACCAAATGAGTAGTTTACAAAGATCAGAACCATCGTCCATTAAAGCAGAAAAATTTACAGTGGAAAATTGTAATGTGGCTGATGACACAGAGAAAAAGTTGAATGAAAACGATGCGATGGTTGCTCGCGTTGCTGACGTGACAACCTCAGTTTACGCTGAATTGTTCAAACTGCACAATAATAAGGACTTGACTTCACTTGTCGATGATAGTGTGTCACGTAAAAAGCGAACACACGAACCAGTGATAAGAAGCCAGCGAAGCATCGATGAAACTAGTGAAAAATTcgtgaaagatattttatatgaaCAGTCGGGAACAGATGACTCTAATTTCAAAATTGACAAGCAgcataaaaatattcagggTGCGAAAGATTCTCACGAAGTTGATTCAATCATTAATACAATGACGTATTTGGCACACAGTCGTCTCGGTTCGGCAGACACGAAACAAGACGAATTCGTTTCGCAACTGAATGACAGAGCTCGGATAAAGTCTAGAGCCTCTAACAATAGACGTCGCTTTATTTTACATGCCAGTCGGGATTGTAATCCGCAATTAGATTCAGCGTTTGATATGCACAACGAATTGAAAAATTCGGGTGGCGGCGTGCGTGGAAATAAATGCGAAAATTTCGAACATCTCTCTAGAAGCAATGAACAGTCAACGAGTCTTAGTTGTTTAATGGAAGATGATTCCCTAGAAAATAT includes:
- the LOC116429432 gene encoding uncharacterized protein LOC116429432, translating into MPQIMIEAFAKSLINKIMEEAFNIMDDDNEKFRLENEDELTNIETQSTTNMHDHSCTGLIEHETVERIEMMVRGLRNLRIGDSPSVPSLLTDLEKQVKHVAHNIDCSISTTERTKTAEIPIIQGQGDVNQITHNAIIETPSEPTCTPNVGENCESNDVARISGTVLHRMIEELETQEEAGVAEEIESESINTEAVASANEVNEGNQSTTDLPSTSNFKNNDTSDFVHEELASLSLAHSTPFTNTYLEDVAIEEIALSSLSAHAVSSPDIACEKNKRISSTKPEKLRKKGIFSRMRKILRTIFGRRKN
- the LOC116429425 gene encoding uncharacterized protein LOC116429425; the protein is MDGSKYVEVTITDPDVEVPVSDTQHIHSALSTIQEYDNSNIPQLSLVNLFPGHVQNSKSFKSDDIFSKSSEENKISIQPFDIDLLLRYYACNSSMEKSINKMFEATGDRVCKDVDRGSLVELGAVYRVFNLLQRESFGNILSFVTPFRDAAIKLQSLLRRYSNNELEQIFASDPSIKICKYCGVISCSNKTSESIGSRRSPPRTSYFLNTQTLSDNTNRNNGSELCRATEKFDTQKPLSTKRIGKYYNSRKNITSGYKRLDNRRSDNSTDRSSTDKHDDKIPSQQVEIMIAEREDVADTAKSVQNVASEQISENKKTLRNQMSSLQRSEPSSIKAEKFTVENCNVADDTEKKLNENDAMVARVADVTTSVYAELFKLHNNKDLTSLVDDSVSRKKRTHEPVIRSQRSIDETSEKFVKDILYEQSGTDDSNFKIDKQHKNIQGAKDSHEVDSIINTMTYLAHSRLGSADTKQDEFVSQLNDRARIKSRASNNRRRFILHASRDCNPQLDSAFDMHNELKNSGGGVRGNKCENFEHLSRSNEQSTSLSCLMEDDSLENISRAFSPPVNSDQSVSSSSAENMIREWMKCPRTKSESSSRIDNCGITVSSTPLIIGLDVKLQTPGTNDKCVYCTQTSIDKHVLQHKDSTGTRVKDALLSSNVQKDNELSTAQVSQVTSENSRHDISQDSISDNVKKRRSKGSLGSKKFSIKQILGSLKPMKLKQSKTNSKFSTLSEKNSSNGSIKNVTRRISYNESFLKSLIKDDEECDEVADTLLLYRKILEGTEEMDWEDFQRFIEKLHSSQKDLWRDICSAINNEAKRLADKGDGTTEVCIEISSVHCKGTKQGERSCGNEIVFEMDMTLGDLERFLDRKLASTKKRQLDTFRRASEVIRVRNDDVCDTKVVSNQAE